A region from the Oncorhynchus clarkii lewisi isolate Uvic-CL-2024 chromosome 8, UVic_Ocla_1.0, whole genome shotgun sequence genome encodes:
- the LOC139415279 gene encoding cysteine-rich protein 2-like, producing MASKCPKCDKTVYFAEKVTSLGKDWHKFCLKCERCNKTLNPGGHAEHDGTPYCHKPCYAALFGPKGVNIGGAGSYVYEAPVNDTPASVSTETGAKLEEKKAHARGPVKAASFSTFSGEPSKCPRCSKTVYFAEKVTSLGKDWHRPCLRCERCCKTLAPGSHAEHDGQPYCHKPCYATLFGPKGVNTGGVGSYIYDEPSTEAEAETEAQP from the exons cggAGAAGGTGACATCCCTGGGGAAAGACTGGCACAAGTTCTGTCTGAAATGTGAGCGCTGCAACAAGACCCTGAACCCAGGGGGCCATGCTGAA CATGATGGAACACCCTACTGCCACAAGCCATGCTATGCTGCCCTCTTTGGACCAAAAG gTGTGAACATAGGAGGTGCTGGCTCTTATGTCTATGAGGCTCCCGTTAACGATACCCCTGCCAGCGTTTCCACGGAAACAGGGGCCAAACTCGAGGAGAAGAAAGCTCACGCCAGAGGCCCAGTGAAGG CCGCAAGCTTCTCCACTTTTTCTGGAGAGCCCAGTAAATGTCCAAGATGCAGCAAGACAGTGTATTTTG cTGAGAAGGTAACGTCCCTGGGGAAGGACTGGCATCGACCCTGTCTGCGCTGTGAGAGATGCTGCAAGACCCTGGCCCCTGGAAGCCATGCAGAG catgatgggCAGCCCTACTGCCACAAACCGTGTTATGCCACCCTGTTTGGGCCCAAAG GTGTGAACACTGGAGGTGTTGGGAGCTACATCTACGATGAACCCAGCactgaggcagaggcagagactgAGGCCCAGCCTTGA